One segment of Ipomoea triloba cultivar NCNSP0323 chromosome 12, ASM357664v1 DNA contains the following:
- the LOC115998652 gene encoding UDP-glycosyltransferase 83A1-like, which produces MMRKPHIIAIPFPAQGHVIPLMELCLCLVKHGCKVTFVNSEFNHNRIINSMSEADNDINLVSVPDGLEVEEDRNDLKKLTEAFFEAVPGKLEALIHNINESDENRVSCLIADENLGWALELAKKLGLQRVAFWPASAASLTMMFNAPKLLDDGIVGKNGEVLRKQSIKLLPLMPAMNTTDLVWNGFSKPELKRLFFDLAFKNNESVKAAEWLLCNSSHVMEYEVFAAYPKLIPIGPLLASNRLGKTSGHFWREDTDCLKWLDQQPLNSVIYVAFGSHTIFDKAEFQELALGLELTNRPFLWVVRQGFIEEAGNPYPEGFIDRTRNRGRLVEWAPQQKVLAHPSLGCFLSHCGWNSTIEGVSNGLPFLCWPYFADQLFNKSYICDVWKIGLGFDRNENGIIGRQEIKNKVEQLFGDENCKGRAVDLQAEVLSSVKRGGSSYRNFSSLVNWIKPAN; this is translated from the exons ATGATGAGAAAGCCACATATCATAGCCATACCATTTCCAGCACAAGGCCATGTTATCCCTTTAATGGAGCTTTGCCTCTGCTTAGTGAAGCATGGCTGCAAAGTCACCTTCGTCAACTCTGAGTTCAACCACAACCGAATCATCAATTCCATGTCGGAGGCAGACAATGATATAAACCTCGTATCAGTCCCTGACGGGTTGGAAGTTGAGGAGGATAGGAATGACCTGAAGAAGCTAACAGAAGCATTCTTTGAGGCTGTTCCAGGGAAATTGGAGGCTCTCATTCATAACATAAATGAGTCGGATGAGAACAGAGTTTCGTGTCTTATTGCCGATGAAAATTTGGGTTGGGCGCTTGAATTGGCCAAGAAATTGGGACTCCAGCGAGTGGCTTTCTGGCCTGCTTCAGCTGCTTCACTAACCATGATGTTTAATGCTCCAAAGCTACTCGATGATGGGATTGTTGGCAAGAATG GAGAAGTACTGAGAAAACAGAGCATCAAATTGTTGCCTCTTATGCCGGCTATGAACACCACAGATTTAGTGTGGAACGGTTTCAGCAAACCGGAGCTAAAGAGGCTTTTTTTCGATCTGGCTTTCAAAAACAACGAATCAGTGAAAGCAGCAGAGTGGCTACTCTGCAACTCATCTCACGTGATGGAATATGAGGTATTTGCGGCCTACCCGAAGCTGATACCTATTGGGCCATTACTAGCAAGCAACCGTCTTGGGAAAACATCAGGCCACTTCTGGCGGGAGGACACAGATTGCCTGAAATGGCTTGATCAGCAGCCACTGAACTCTGTCATCTACGTTGCATTCGGAAGCCACACCATTTTCGACAAGGCAGAGTTTCAAGAACTTGCACTTGGGCTTGAACTCACCAACAGACCATTTTTATGGGTTGTTAGGCAAGGGTTTATTGAGGAGGCAGGAAATCCTTACCCTGAAGGGTTCATAGACAGAACCCGCAATCGTGGGCGGCTAGTTGAATGGGCTCCTCAACAGAAAGTGTTGGCGCATCCCTCTCTCGGCTGTTTCCTGAGCCATTGCGGCTGGAATTCCACCATTGAGGGTGTCAGCAATGGCTTGCCTTTCTTGTGCTGGCCATACTTTGCTGATCAGTTATTCAACAAAAGTTACATATGTGATGTTTGGAAGATTGGTTTGGGGTTCGATAGAAACGAGAATGGAATCATCGGACGACAGGAAATCAAGAACAAGGTGGAACAATTGTTTGGGGATGAAAACTGCAAAGGTAGAGCCGTGGATCTTCAAGCAGAGGTGTTGTCCAGTGTTAAAAGAGGAGGGTCTTCGTATCGGAATTTCAGTAGTCTAGTTAACTGGATTAAGCCAGCAAATTAA
- the LOC116000048 gene encoding uncharacterized protein LOC116000048 has translation MGSPSSTPPSGGLPMRKSGRRSGSRRRSCELHHHKTQRPLSGTGDSVSDKLEALKQLIPSHDDEEIKGDQLFQETADYIVLLRTQVLVLQKLIDFYGSSNNSGTQNPLS, from the coding sequence ATGGGGTCACCGTCGTCGACGCCACCCTCCGGCGGCCTGCCGATGAGAAAGAGCGGGAGAAGATCCGGGTCTCGGAGGAGAAGCTGCGAGCTCCACCATCACAAGACCCAACGGCCCCTCTCCGGCACCGGAGATTCGGTTTCCGACAAGCTGGAGGCTCTGAAGCAACTCATTCCCTCCCACGATGATGAAGAGATTAAAGGCGACCAGCTGTTCCAAGAAACCGCCGACTACATCGTTCTTCTCAGAACCCAAGTCTTGGTTTTGCAGAAGTTGATTGATTTTTACGGGTCTTCCAACAACTCCGGCACCCAAAATCCTCTGTCGTAG